Below is a window of Rhizobium tumorigenes DNA.
ATTCCCTGGACGCGCCCTTCCAGTGCCTATGGCTATGCCCAGGCTCTCGATGGCACATGGTCGCGCTACCAGCGTGCAACCGGCCACTGGTCGGCACGGCGGACCAATTTTGCCGACTCGATAAACTTTATCGGTTGGTACCACGCGCAAAGCCACCAGCAGAACGGCATCGCGCTGAACGACACCTACAATCTCTACATGGCCTATTATGTCGGCCACGACGGCTACAGCCGCGGCAGCTTCCGCTCCAACGGCGAGCTGCAGCGCACCGCACGTAGGGCCGCTGGCATCGCCTCGACCTACAACAGCCAGCTGCGCACCTGCGGCGGCTGATCGGTCGCGGTCCGACGTTTCAGACCTGTGAAATCGGTTCTTCGTTCCTAGGTTAGGCGTATCAGCCCTTGAAGGAACAGAGATGAAAATCGCAGTCCTCGACGACTATCAGAATGTGGCCCTGACGCTTGCCGACTGGTCGGATGTGACCAGGCGGGCCGAGGTCACCGTCTTTAACGATCACCTCGCCGACCGGCAGAAACTCGTCCAGCGGCTGGCGCCGTTCGATGTGATATGCGTCATGCGCGAGCGCACGCCGATGCCGGCCGAGCTGCTTGCGCAATTGCCCAACCTGAAGCTCATCGTCTCGACCGGTGCGCGCAATGCCTCGATCGATGTGGCCTCCGCGGCGGAACGCGGCATCGTCGTCAAGCACACGGGTTATGCATCTACGGCCACCGTGGAAATGACATGGGCGCTGATCCTCGGCGTTGCCCGCCACGTCGCCAGCGAGAATGCCTCGCTTCGCTCCGGCGGCTGGCAGCGTTCGATCGGTTCCGATCTCAACGGCCGGACACTCGGGTTGCTCGGGCTTGGCAATGTCGGCTCGCGGGTCGCGACCATCGCCCACGCATTCGGCATGAAGACCATCGCCTGGAGCCAGAACCTGACGGCAGAAAAGGCCGAACAGTTCGGGACGACGCTGGTCTCGAAAGAGGCTCTGTTCCGGCAATCCGATTTCCTGAGCGTGCACCTCGTACTCAGCGATCGCAGTCGCGGACTGGTCGGAGCTGGCGAGATTGCGCTGATGAAGCCGACCGCCTTCCTCATCAACAGCTCGCGCGGCCCGATCGTCACGGAGGCAGCGCTGATCGATGCGCTCAGGCGCGATGCCATCGCAGGGGCTGCAGTGGATGTCTTCGACGTCGAACCGATGCTGCCGGATCATCCATTCCGGACGCTCCCCAATATGCTGGCAACACCGCATATCGGCTACGTCTCGCAGTCGCTGTACGAGACGTTTTACCGCGATACCGTTTCCCATATCAGTGAATGGCTAACCGCGAAGGCCGGGTAGGGCTCTCTCCGGGCCAGTTTGCATTCACCCTAATCGACCTCGTCCGGTGCAAGAGGCGGGGCTATCTGCTCGAATGTGCACTGGCGCGGATCCTTGTCGGGTCTCCAGCGCACCAGCTTCGTTCCGTGACGGAACCGTTGGCCAGTCACCTGGTCGAACCGGACCTCGACCACAAGTTCCGGCCGAAGGGGCTGCCACGCGGCGCTGCGTTCGGTCGTCCACCGGCTGGGCCCCCCCGGCGCCTTTCCGCCGAAACCCGGTGGTGACTGCAGCGCTTCAAGCCGTTTCGTCAGGTCCGGCCGTTCCTCGTCTGAAATGGTCGAGGTATAGCCAACGTGATCGAGTTTGCCCTCCTCATTGTAGAGGCCGAGCAGCAGCGAGCCGACTTCTGCACTGTGGCTCTCATAGCGAAAGCCGCCGATGACGCAATCCGCAGTACGTAGCCTCTTCACCTTCAACATTGCGCGGATACCGGGCTCGTAGGCGCCATCGCGACGTTTCGCAACGACGCCGTCAGTGGCACTGTTTCCCGACGAGGAAAGCCAGCGTTCCGCCTGGGTAAGATCGGTCGTGAAGGGCGACAGTACCATCTGCCGCGGACGGGGATTCTGCTTTGCGAAGCTCTCGAGCGCATTGCGGCGCTCGGACATCGGCAGGTCGACGAGTGGCATTCCGTCCGAAGACAGCAGCATGTCGAACATGACGAGACGAGCAGGCGTGGCGGCGGAGAGCTTTCGAATGCGGCTTTCCGCCGGATGAAGCCGCATCTGTAACGCTTCGAACGAGAGGTGGCCGTCGACTTCGATCACCAACTCGCTGTCGATAATAAACCTCTCGGCCGGAATTTCGGCCAGCAGGGCGAGTACCTCCGGAAAGTAGCGTCCGAGAGGTTTGCCGGATTTCGCATGAAGCGCGACATCGTCGCCGTTTTTGAACGCGAGGCAGCGAAAGCCGTCCCACTTCGGTTCGTATTGCCAGCCATCGCCCTGCGGCAACGCCTCGGCGGAGCGCGCCTCCATCGGGGGTGTATCGAGCGCGATGCCAAGCAGGTCTCCCTTGCTGGCTCCAGCCTTCTTGCCTTTCCGGCCTGCCTTCACCGCCATCATGCCGCGTCCGCGCGCGATTTTGCGAGCCGCTTCACCGCCGGGGCGAGCGGGCGGGCGCCGTCGTCGTAGTCCTCCCAGGCCGAACTCTTCTTAAGGAGGGCGGGCACGGTACGGATGGTGAAGCGTTTAGGGTCTAGATCGGACTTCACCTGCGACCACAGTATTGGCATCGACACCGTCGCGCCCGGTCTCGCGCGTGTCGAAAGTGGGGCGACTGCCGTCGCCATGCGGTCGTTGCGCAGGTAATCGAGGAAGATGCGTCCGTTTCGGAGCTTCTTTGCCATGTTGACGACGTATCGGTCAGGGGCGTCATGGGCCATCTGAAGGCACAGGTCGTGGGCAAACGTCTTCGCCTCCGGCCATGTCAGCGCCGTCTTGCCTTCCGAGAGAGGTGTGACGACGTGCAGGCCCTTGCCGCCGGTGGTCTTGCAAAAGCTGACAAGGCCAAGCTCCTCCAGCCGGTCGCGCAACTCGCGCGCAGCCTCGACCACGGTCGAAAACGGCACGTCCGGGCCCGGGTCGAGGTCGAATACCAGTCGCCCGGGCACTTCGGGTTTTTTCGGCAGGCAATTCCACGGGT
It encodes the following:
- a CDS encoding transglycosylase SLT domain-containing protein translates to MRKLFIAALVVLSSCATAPHQIRNSCAIFEQRDGLFNNWRRAAERTAREYGVPVPVLMATIYVESSFKPYARPPRTMLLGFIPWTRPSSAYGYAQALDGTWSRYQRATGHWSARRTNFADSINFIGWYHAQSHQQNGIALNDTYNLYMAYYVGHDGYSRGSFRSNGELQRTARRAAGIASTYNSQLRTCGG
- a CDS encoding D-2-hydroxyacid dehydrogenase family protein, with protein sequence MKIAVLDDYQNVALTLADWSDVTRRAEVTVFNDHLADRQKLVQRLAPFDVICVMRERTPMPAELLAQLPNLKLIVSTGARNASIDVASAAERGIVVKHTGYASTATVEMTWALILGVARHVASENASLRSGGWQRSIGSDLNGRTLGLLGLGNVGSRVATIAHAFGMKTIAWSQNLTAEKAEQFGTTLVSKEALFRQSDFLSVHLVLSDRSRGLVGAGEIALMKPTAFLINSSRGPIVTEAALIDALRRDAIAGAAVDVFDVEPMLPDHPFRTLPNMLATPHIGYVSQSLYETFYRDTVSHISEWLTAKAG
- a CDS encoding ATP-dependent DNA ligase translates to MMAVKAGRKGKKAGASKGDLLGIALDTPPMEARSAEALPQGDGWQYEPKWDGFRCLAFKNGDDVALHAKSGKPLGRYFPEVLALLAEIPAERFIIDSELVIEVDGHLSFEALQMRLHPAESRIRKLSAATPARLVMFDMLLSSDGMPLVDLPMSERRNALESFAKQNPRPRQMVLSPFTTDLTQAERWLSSSGNSATDGVVAKRRDGAYEPGIRAMLKVKRLRTADCVIGGFRYESHSAEVGSLLLGLYNEEGKLDHVGYTSTISDEERPDLTKRLEALQSPPGFGGKAPGGPSRWTTERSAAWQPLRPELVVEVRFDQVTGQRFRHGTKLVRWRPDKDPRQCTFEQIAPPLAPDEVD